From the Malaclemys terrapin pileata isolate rMalTer1 chromosome 13, rMalTer1.hap1, whole genome shotgun sequence genome, one window contains:
- the LOC128847671 gene encoding sperm acrosome membrane-associated protein 4-like yields the protein MGKVLVLCLAALSFVGIGAALQCLKCDFTVFGIPCHTTTVTCKDDQLCAIIRGRAAGHKLIMKKNCVDKGKCHTNDTSSFAGITYSTSYECCEGEFCNSAAGAGAQLSLAAGLAMLGAWLARGL from the exons ATGGGCAAAGTCCTCGTTCTGTGCCTGGCTGCGCTGAGCTTTGTCGGGATCG GAGCAGCCCTGCAGTGCCTGAAATGCGACTTCACCGTATTTGGCATCCCCTGCCACACCACCACCGTCACCTGCAAGGACGACCAGCTCTGCGCTATCATCCGGGGCCGTGCAG CCGGCCACAAGCTGATCATGAAGAAGAACTGCGTTGACAAGGGGAAATGCCACACCAACGACACCTCGTCCTTCGCGGGCATCACCTACAGCACCTCCTACGAGTGCTGCGAGGGCGAATTCTGCAACTCGGCCGCGGGCGCCGGGGCCCAGCTCTCCCTGGCCGCAGGGCTGGCCATGCTGGGGGCCTGGCTCGCCCGGGGCCTCTAA